Within Methanobacterium formicicum DSM 3637, the genomic segment CAACAGAGAATGCGTCCATGAGTTCGTCGGTAACAGCTCCGATTGCTCCACCGAAGTCACCTTTACCTAAGAATTCACCGAATTTAGCTCCTGTGTCAGGTGCTAGTCCGTGTCTTTCGAATACTGGTGGTGGGGATCCGGCTGCAATGAAGGCTACAACGATTTTTGCTGCGCCTAAAGCTTTACCAGCATCATCATCTATGGAACAGCATGTGTATGCTGCAACGTCCACGTCAGAGATGGATTTACCTTCTGCTTCTGCTCCTTGTTTTATGAGTGGAACAGCTGCTTCAAAGTCTTTTGGGTTTGATGCGTTAATTAATGCACCGTCTGAGAATCCACCAGCGGTTTTGAGCATCATTGGTCCTTGAGCTCCCATGTAAATTGGGATTTTTTCCTGGACTGCTTTGGTACCCATTAGGTTAGCTCCGCTTTCGGTTTTTCCTCCAGCCATTAGGGTACTCATCATGACGATTGCGTCTTTGATGGTGGACACAGGTTTGGTCCATTCAATTCCTAATGCGTCGAAGGTTGCCTTGTCACCAGGGCCAATACCTAAGGTTGCTCTTCCGTTGGATAGTTCATCAAG encodes:
- the mer gene encoding 5,10-methylenetetrahydromethanopterin reductase, yielding MKFGIEFVPNEPIDKIVKLVKLAEDVGFEYAWITDHYNNKNVYETLALIAAGTETIKMGPGVTNPYVRSPAITASAITTLDELSNGRATLGIGPGDKATFDALGIEWTKPVSTIKDAIVMMSTLMAGGKTESGANLMGTKAVQEKIPIYMGAQGPMMLKTAGGFSDGALINASNPKDFEAAVPLIKQGAEAEGKSISDVDVAAYTCCSIDDDAGKALGAAKIVVAFIAAGSPPPVFERHGLAPDTGAKFGEFLGKGDFGGAIGAVTDELMDAFSVVGTPADFVPKIEALGEMGVTQYVAGSPIGPDKEKSIKLLGEVIDNF